A genomic segment from Bradyrhizobium sp. CB1015 encodes:
- the otnK gene encoding 3-oxo-tetronate kinase: MTLALGCIADDYTGASDLANTLTRAGLRTVQTIGIPADDLALPEVDAVVVSLKSRSIEAGLAVSRSRAADKWLRGRGAGHVLFKICSTFDSTDAGNIGPVMDALRADCGEGAVLVTPAFPETGRTVYQGNLFVGAVPLNESPLKDHPLNPMHDSNLVRVLARQSGTQVGLVDLATVMRGAEAVRARLAELVAKGIGAAIVDAVFDRDLETIGLVAAEHLLSVGASGMGLGLARALVSTGKVKPAPSSETGAAVGGMAACLAGSCSQATLQQIAVAERIMPVLHLDPERIVTGTEEAQRALDWARPRLAEGPVLIASSATPEAVAAVQARHGRDAAGHAIEQAMAGIAEGLVQAGVRRLIVAGGETSGAVVDRLKIPGFLVGVEIAAGVPVLRAVGSEAGDMLLALKSGNFGGAEFFTDALRLMR, encoded by the coding sequence GTGACCCTCGCATTGGGCTGCATCGCCGACGACTATACCGGCGCCTCCGATCTCGCCAACACGCTGACGCGCGCGGGCCTGCGCACCGTCCAGACCATCGGTATACCTGCCGACGATCTGGCGCTGCCCGAGGTCGATGCCGTCGTGGTGTCGCTGAAGAGCCGCTCGATCGAGGCCGGCCTTGCCGTGTCGCGCTCGCGCGCGGCGGACAAATGGCTGCGCGGCCGCGGCGCTGGCCACGTGCTGTTCAAGATCTGCTCGACCTTCGATTCCACCGACGCCGGCAATATCGGCCCCGTCATGGACGCGCTGCGTGCCGATTGCGGCGAGGGAGCCGTGCTGGTGACGCCGGCCTTCCCGGAGACCGGGCGCACCGTCTATCAGGGCAATCTGTTCGTCGGCGCCGTGCCGCTGAACGAGAGCCCGCTCAAGGACCATCCGCTCAACCCGATGCACGATTCCAACCTGGTGCGCGTGCTGGCGCGCCAGAGCGGGACGCAGGTCGGCCTCGTCGATCTCGCCACCGTCATGCGCGGCGCGGAGGCGGTGCGGGCACGGCTGGCCGAGCTCGTCGCCAAGGGTATCGGTGCCGCGATCGTCGACGCCGTGTTCGACCGCGACCTCGAGACCATCGGTCTCGTCGCCGCCGAACACCTTCTGTCGGTCGGCGCGTCGGGCATGGGCCTCGGGCTTGCCCGCGCGCTGGTGTCGACGGGCAAGGTGAAGCCGGCGCCGAGCAGCGAAACCGGCGCAGCCGTCGGCGGCATGGCGGCATGCCTTGCCGGCAGCTGCTCGCAGGCGACGCTTCAGCAGATCGCCGTCGCCGAACGCATCATGCCGGTGCTCCATCTCGATCCCGAGCGGATCGTCACAGGCACCGAGGAAGCGCAGCGCGCGCTGGACTGGGCAAGGCCACGGCTTGCGGAAGGCCCGGTGCTGATCGCCTCGAGCGCGACGCCGGAAGCCGTTGCCGCCGTGCAGGCACGCCATGGCCGCGATGCCGCCGGTCACGCCATCGAGCAGGCCATGGCCGGGATCGCGGAGGGGCTGGTGCAGGCCGGCGTCCGGCGCTTGATCGTCGCCGGTGGCGAGACATCCGGCGCCGTGGTCGATCGGTTGAAGATTCCGGGATTTCTCGTAGGAGTGGAAATCGCCGCCGGAGTCCCTGTGCTGCGCGCGGTCGGCTCGGAGGCTGGCGACATGTTGCTCGCCCTGAAGTCCGGAAATTTCGGCGGCGCAGAGTTCTTCACGGATGCGCTTAGGCTCATGCGCTGA
- a CDS encoding methyl-accepting chemotaxis protein gives MLATISIRAKIISVVAFLLVAMAGMGLLAVMKMRSMNANTVDITTSWMPSVRVLGEIRAAVITYRNVVREHMLAETLDDKLEAEKTAATVTEMLAKARKNYEPMITSPEERALYGEWSKLWSEYQKGAQEVMELSRMEAGKVPHGSHELNTKTVNKIGLKSDEVLQKDIDLNTKGGGQAASDAADSYAYAFMLVSAILGAAVVIGIGVGFYLVRDVSSGINSITLPMQALGRGDLSAEVPHRGEKTEIGAMADVLQIFKEALIAKKAADEAAAADAEAKIERGRRVDNITREFETMIGEIVQTVSSASTQLEASASTLTATADRSQRLATTVAGASEEASTNVQSVASATEEMASSVGEISRQVQESARMAGDAVGQARATTERVAELSKAAARIGDVVELINTIAGQTNLLALNATIEAARAGEAGRGFAVVASEVKALAEQTAKATGEIGQQISGIQAATNDSVGAIREISSTIERLSEISSAIAAAVEEQGAATQEIARNVQQAAQGTQQVSSNITDVQRGATETGTASSQVLSAAQMLSNDSSRLKTEVGKFLTNVRAA, from the coding sequence ATGCTCGCCACCATTTCCATCCGCGCCAAGATCATCAGTGTCGTGGCGTTCCTGCTGGTCGCGATGGCCGGCATGGGCCTGCTCGCCGTCATGAAGATGCGGTCCATGAACGCCAACACGGTCGACATCACGACGAGCTGGATGCCGAGCGTGCGGGTGCTGGGCGAGATCCGGGCCGCGGTCATCACCTACCGCAACGTGGTCCGCGAGCACATGCTGGCCGAGACGCTGGATGACAAGCTGGAGGCGGAGAAGACTGCGGCGACCGTCACGGAGATGTTGGCCAAGGCTCGAAAGAACTACGAGCCGATGATCACCTCGCCGGAAGAGCGGGCGCTCTATGGCGAGTGGTCGAAGTTGTGGAGCGAGTACCAGAAGGGCGCCCAGGAGGTCATGGAACTGTCGCGCATGGAGGCCGGCAAAGTTCCGCACGGGTCCCATGAGCTCAACACCAAGACGGTCAACAAGATCGGCCTGAAGTCCGACGAGGTCCTGCAGAAGGACATCGATCTCAACACCAAGGGCGGCGGCCAGGCCGCCAGCGACGCCGCCGACAGCTACGCCTATGCCTTCATGCTGGTCTCGGCCATTCTCGGCGCGGCCGTCGTCATCGGCATCGGCGTCGGCTTCTACCTCGTCCGCGACGTCTCCAGCGGCATCAACTCCATCACGCTGCCGATGCAGGCGCTGGGCCGGGGCGACCTCTCCGCCGAGGTCCCGCATCGCGGCGAGAAGACCGAGATCGGCGCCATGGCCGACGTGCTCCAGATCTTCAAGGAGGCGCTGATCGCCAAGAAGGCCGCCGACGAAGCCGCCGCGGCCGACGCCGAGGCCAAGATCGAGCGCGGCCGCCGCGTCGACAACATCACCCGCGAATTCGAAACCATGATCGGCGAGATCGTCCAGACCGTGTCGTCGGCCTCGACCCAGTTAGAGGCCTCCGCCTCGACCCTGACCGCGACGGCCGACCGTTCGCAGCGGCTGGCGACCACGGTGGCCGGCGCTTCGGAGGAAGCCTCGACCAACGTGCAATCGGTGGCGTCGGCGACCGAGGAGATGGCCTCGTCGGTCGGCGAGATCAGCCGCCAGGTGCAGGAATCGGCGCGGATGGCGGGCGATGCCGTCGGTCAGGCCCGTGCCACCACCGAACGCGTCGCCGAATTGTCCAAGGCCGCCGCGCGCATCGGCGACGTCGTCGAGCTGATCAACACCATCGCGGGCCAGACCAACCTGCTGGCGCTGAACGCCACCATCGAGGCGGCGCGCGCGGGCGAAGCCGGCCGCGGCTTTGCCGTGGTCGCCTCCGAGGTGAAGGCGCTCGCCGAGCAGACCGCAAAGGCGACCGGCGAGATCGGCCAGCAGATTTCCGGCATCCAGGCGGCGACCAATGATTCGGTCGGAGCGATCAGGGAGATCTCATCGACCATCGAGCGCCTGTCGGAGATCTCGTCGGCCATCGCGGCTGCGGTGGAAGAGCAGGGCGCCGCGACGCAGGAGATCGCCCGCAATGTGCAGCAGGCGGCGCAGGGCACCCAGCAGGTGTCGTCCAACATCACCGACGTGCAGCGCGGCGCGACCGAGACCGGCACGGCTTCCTCGCAGGTGCTGTCCGCGGCGCAGATGCTGTCGAACGATTCGAGCCGGCTGAAGACCGAGGTCGGCAAGTTCCTGACCAACGTCCGCGCTGCGTAA
- a CDS encoding methyl-accepting chemotaxis protein codes for MRKNFPVTEIEYPVSDETLIVSRTDLKGKLTYFNEDFLAAAGFTSAELMGQPHNIVRHPDMPPEAFDNLWDTLKAGKPWLGAVKNRRKNGDFYWVLATASPIRENGEVKGYASIRTKLPADQRKLAEEVYAAIREKKPHAYRIDAGIIRRRSWLDRFSIFTATLKARLVTMMVLQALFMLALGIGGALSTSGSTSLILTLLAVAGAAVASFAGLATMRAIQGPVRQLNDTLLNLVQDKLDNRIVIERDDEIGEALRNLQTVQTIVRFSRDEVQAVQRRAEAQRKADMTKLADGFEAAIGEIVETVSSAATELEASASTLSTTAGRAQELATVVASGSEAASSNVHSVASAAEEMSSSVREIGRQVQDSSRIASEAVSQAHATTERVSELSRAAARIGDVVELINAIAGQTNLLALNATIEAARAGEAGRGFAVVASEVKALAEQTAKATGEIGQQVGGIQAATQDSVSAIGEISGTIARLSEIASVIAAAVQQQGAATQEIARNVQQAAQGTQQVSSNVGDVQRGASETGSASTQVLSAAQMLSRDSNRLKLEVGKFLSSVRAA; via the coding sequence ATGCGCAAGAACTTTCCCGTCACAGAAATCGAATATCCCGTCAGCGACGAGACGCTGATCGTCTCCCGCACCGATCTGAAGGGCAAGCTCACCTACTTCAACGAGGACTTCCTCGCTGCCGCCGGCTTCACGTCGGCGGAACTGATGGGGCAGCCGCACAACATCGTCCGCCACCCCGACATGCCGCCGGAGGCCTTCGACAATCTCTGGGACACGCTGAAAGCCGGCAAGCCCTGGCTCGGCGCGGTCAAGAACCGACGCAAGAACGGCGACTTCTATTGGGTGCTGGCGACGGCCTCTCCGATCCGCGAGAACGGCGAGGTCAAGGGCTATGCCTCGATCCGCACCAAGCTGCCGGCCGACCAGCGCAAGCTCGCCGAAGAGGTCTATGCCGCCATCCGCGAGAAGAAGCCGCATGCCTATCGCATCGACGCCGGCATCATTCGGCGCCGCTCGTGGCTCGACCGCTTCAGCATCTTCACCGCGACGCTGAAGGCGCGCCTGGTCACGATGATGGTGCTGCAGGCGCTGTTCATGCTCGCGCTCGGCATCGGCGGCGCGCTCTCCACCAGCGGCTCGACCAGCCTGATCCTGACGCTGCTGGCTGTCGCCGGCGCCGCCGTTGCCAGCTTCGCCGGCCTTGCGACCATGCGTGCGATTCAGGGACCGGTGCGGCAGCTCAACGATACCTTGCTCAACCTCGTGCAGGACAAGCTCGACAACCGCATCGTCATCGAGCGCGACGACGAGATCGGCGAGGCACTGCGCAACCTCCAGACCGTGCAGACCATCGTCCGCTTCAGCCGCGACGAGGTGCAGGCGGTGCAGCGTCGCGCCGAGGCGCAGCGCAAGGCCGACATGACCAAGCTGGCCGACGGTTTCGAGGCCGCGATCGGGGAGATCGTCGAGACCGTATCCTCGGCTGCAACCGAGCTCGAGGCTTCGGCCTCGACCCTGTCCACGACAGCGGGCCGGGCGCAGGAATTGGCCACGGTGGTCGCGTCCGGCTCGGAGGCCGCCTCCAGCAACGTCCACTCGGTGGCTTCGGCTGCCGAGGAGATGTCGTCCTCGGTGCGCGAGATCGGCCGGCAGGTGCAGGATTCCTCCCGAATTGCCAGCGAGGCCGTCAGCCAGGCGCACGCCACCACCGAACGCGTCAGCGAGCTGTCGCGCGCCGCGGCGCGGATCGGCGACGTCGTCGAGCTCATCAATGCGATTGCCGGCCAAACCAATCTCCTGGCACTCAACGCCACGATCGAGGCGGCGCGCGCGGGCGAAGCCGGCCGCGGCTTCGCGGTGGTGGCCTCCGAGGTCAAGGCGCTCGCCGAGCAGACGGCCAAGGCCACCGGCGAGATCGGCCAGCAGGTCGGCGGCATCCAGGCGGCGACGCAGGATTCGGTCAGCGCCATCGGCGAGATCAGCGGCACCATTGCGCGCCTGTCGGAGATCGCTTCGGTGATCGCGGCGGCCGTGCAGCAGCAGGGCGCAGCGACCCAGGAGATCGCCCGCAACGTGCAGCAGGCCGCCCAGGGCACCCAGCAGGTCTCGTCCAACGTCGGCGACGTGCAGCGCGGCGCCTCGGAGACGGGATCAGCGTCCACGCAGGTGCTGTCGGCGGCCCAGATGCTGTCCCGCGATTCCAATCGCCTCAAGCTCGAGGTCGGCAAGTTCCTGAGCTCGGTTCGCGCCGCGTGA
- a CDS encoding acetyl-CoA acetyltransferase, protein MNNIPEDRIPVIAGIGEIVDRPNEITEGLEPLDLLEKALRRADADAGAKLLGEVQSLDVVNFLSWRYRDPEQLLAQRLGISPAHCYYGPVGGESPIRYIHEAAKRIARGECSVAAVCGAEAQSTATKAERAGVKLPWTPFAHDVEEPKRGAAFQKPLAVKLGVFRPVTVYPFYEAASSAHWGQTPREAMAESGTLWSRYSEAAAQNPNAWLKRRYAPEEITTPTADNRLIAWPYNKLMVANPSVNMGGALLLTSLAKARAAGVAADRLVYPLGGASAEEPRDYLLRDQFYESHPQNAVLKSVIDLADGDGNKFDAIELYSCFPCVPKMARRTLRLGPDVQPTVTGGLTFFGAPLNTYMTHAACAMVRRLRDGARLGLLYGQGGFVTKHHALVVSKTPPRETLTQETSVQDEADRNKRAVPEFVTEAIGKGKVESFTVLYGRGGNVEHGVVMLRTEDDRRTLARIPASDGATLAHLLDMDRTPVGSLGEIAMAADGVPEWRAA, encoded by the coding sequence ATGAACAATATCCCCGAAGACCGCATCCCCGTCATCGCCGGCATCGGCGAGATCGTCGACCGCCCAAACGAGATCACCGAGGGTCTCGAGCCGCTCGACCTGCTCGAAAAGGCGCTGCGGCGCGCCGACGCCGATGCCGGCGCAAAACTGCTCGGCGAGGTGCAGTCGCTCGACGTCGTCAATTTCCTGAGCTGGCGCTATCGCGATCCGGAGCAGCTTTTGGCGCAGCGCCTCGGCATCTCGCCTGCGCATTGCTATTACGGCCCTGTCGGCGGCGAGAGCCCGATCCGCTACATCCACGAGGCGGCCAAGCGCATCGCGCGCGGCGAATGCAGCGTGGCGGCGGTGTGCGGCGCAGAGGCGCAATCGACCGCGACCAAGGCGGAGCGCGCCGGAGTCAAGCTGCCGTGGACGCCGTTCGCCCATGACGTCGAGGAGCCCAAGCGCGGTGCGGCGTTCCAGAAGCCCTTAGCGGTGAAGCTCGGCGTGTTTCGGCCTGTGACCGTCTATCCGTTCTATGAAGCGGCCTCCTCCGCGCATTGGGGGCAGACGCCGCGCGAGGCCATGGCGGAGTCAGGCACGCTGTGGTCGCGCTATTCGGAAGCCGCCGCGCAAAACCCGAATGCCTGGCTGAAGCGGCGTTATGCGCCCGAGGAGATCACGACGCCGACTGCGGATAACCGCCTGATCGCCTGGCCCTACAACAAGCTGATGGTGGCCAACCCCAGCGTCAACATGGGCGGCGCGCTGCTGCTCACCAGTCTCGCCAAGGCGCGGGCGGCCGGGGTCGCCGCGGACCGACTGGTCTACCCGCTCGGCGGTGCCTCGGCAGAAGAGCCGCGCGACTATCTGTTGCGCGACCAGTTCTACGAGAGCCACCCGCAGAACGCCGTGCTCAAGAGCGTGATCGATCTCGCCGACGGCGACGGCAACAAGTTCGACGCGATCGAGCTCTACAGTTGCTTCCCTTGCGTCCCGAAGATGGCGCGGCGGACGCTGCGCTTGGGACCCGACGTGCAGCCGACCGTGACCGGCGGCCTCACCTTCTTCGGCGCGCCGCTGAACACCTACATGACGCACGCGGCCTGCGCGATGGTGCGGCGCCTGCGCGACGGCGCCAGGCTCGGCCTGCTCTACGGACAGGGCGGCTTCGTCACCAAGCACCACGCGCTGGTGGTGTCGAAGACGCCGCCGCGCGAGACGCTGACGCAGGAGACGAGCGTGCAAGACGAGGCCGACCGCAACAAGCGCGCGGTACCGGAGTTCGTCACGGAGGCCATTGGCAAGGGCAAGGTCGAGAGCTTTACCGTGCTCTACGGCCGCGGCGGCAACGTCGAGCACGGCGTGGTGATGCTGCGGACAGAGGATGATCGCCGCACGCTGGCGCGGATTCCGGCAAGCGATGGCGCGACTCTGGCACATCTGCTCGACATGGATCGCACCCCGGTCGGCTCGCTCGGCGAGATCGCTATGGCAGCCGATGGCGTGCCCGAGTGGCGGGCGGCCTAA
- a CDS encoding nitronate monooxygenase: MKSPICELLGIEFPLLAFSHCRDVVAAVSRAGGFGVLGATVHTPDTLERELKWIDDHVDGKPYGIDVLIPENISTAGEKDVTWKSLEARVPQQHRNYTRDLLKKYDIELTTTEVADDQPQPFDGKTALQLLEVSFDHPIRLIANALGVPPKAMIEMGKKHGVPVAALVGAKEHALRQVAAGVDILVVQGTEAGGHCGEISTMVLVPEVIKAIKEIRDVPVLAAGGIMTGRQMAACMAMGAAGAWTGSVWLATVEAETTEIFRQKMIAASSRDAVRSKGRTGKPARQLRSVWTDAWDRAPDSPGALPMPLQSIISRDAFHSIDRAAASGNAKARDLVSYFVGQGVGLIDSVKSAGAVVQEFKQDFAEAVEHMNALVAE, from the coding sequence ATGAAATCGCCGATCTGCGAGTTGCTGGGGATCGAATTCCCGCTGCTCGCCTTCAGCCATTGCCGCGACGTCGTTGCCGCCGTCAGCCGCGCCGGCGGGTTTGGTGTGTTGGGCGCGACCGTGCATACGCCTGATACGCTCGAGCGTGAGCTGAAGTGGATCGACGATCACGTCGACGGCAAGCCCTATGGCATCGACGTGCTGATACCGGAAAACATCTCGACCGCAGGCGAGAAGGACGTCACCTGGAAGAGCCTGGAAGCGCGCGTGCCGCAACAGCACCGCAACTACACGCGCGATCTCCTGAAGAAGTACGACATCGAGCTGACCACCACCGAGGTCGCGGACGACCAGCCACAGCCGTTCGACGGCAAGACCGCGCTTCAGCTGCTCGAGGTCTCCTTCGATCATCCGATCCGGCTGATCGCCAACGCGCTGGGCGTGCCGCCGAAGGCGATGATCGAGATGGGCAAGAAGCATGGCGTGCCGGTTGCAGCGCTCGTCGGCGCCAAGGAGCACGCGCTGCGCCAGGTCGCGGCCGGGGTCGACATCCTCGTGGTGCAGGGCACCGAGGCCGGCGGCCATTGCGGCGAAATCTCGACCATGGTGCTGGTGCCGGAGGTGATCAAGGCGATCAAAGAGATCCGCGACGTGCCGGTGCTGGCGGCCGGCGGCATAATGACCGGGCGGCAGATGGCGGCCTGCATGGCGATGGGCGCGGCCGGCGCATGGACCGGCTCGGTGTGGCTTGCGACCGTGGAGGCCGAAACCACGGAGATCTTTCGCCAGAAGATGATCGCGGCCTCCTCGCGCGATGCGGTGCGCTCGAAGGGCCGCACCGGCAAGCCGGCGCGGCAGCTCCGCTCGGTCTGGACCGATGCCTGGGACCGCGCGCCGGACAGCCCGGGTGCGCTGCCGATGCCGCTACAAAGCATCATCAGCCGCGACGCCTTCCATTCGATCGACCGCGCCGCCGCAAGCGGCAACGCCAAGGCGCGCGATCTCGTCAGCTACTTCGTCGGCCAGGGCGTCGGCTTGATCGACAGCGTGAAATCGGCGGGTGCGGTGGTGCAGGAGTTCAAGCAAGATTTCGCCGAAGCCGTCGAGCACATGAATGCGCTGGTGGCGGAGTGA
- the yghU gene encoding glutathione-dependent disulfide-bond oxidoreductase, whose amino-acid sequence MTDAPYVPPKVWTWNKENGGQFASINRPIAGPTHDKELPVGKHPLQLYSLATPNGVKVTVMLEELLALGHKGAEYDAWLIRIGNGDQFGSGFVDINPNSKIPALMDRSGPEPIRVFESGSILFYLAEKFGAFLPKDIKTRTEAMSWLFWQMGSAPYLGGGFGHFYAYAPTKIEYAIDRFAMETKRQLDVLDRRLADNEYLAGKDYTIADIAVWPWYGALAKGLVYGAGEFLSVQDYKNVQRWTDQIAKRPAVKRGRMVNRVSGDPASQLHERHDASDFETKTQDKLVPAT is encoded by the coding sequence ATGACCGACGCCCCCTACGTGCCCCCTAAAGTCTGGACCTGGAACAAGGAGAACGGCGGCCAATTCGCCAGCATCAATCGACCGATCGCCGGCCCCACCCATGACAAGGAGCTGCCGGTCGGCAAGCACCCTCTTCAGCTCTACTCGCTGGCGACGCCGAACGGGGTGAAGGTCACCGTAATGCTGGAGGAGCTGCTGGCGCTGGGCCACAAGGGGGCCGAATACGACGCCTGGCTGATCAGGATCGGCAACGGCGACCAGTTCGGCAGCGGCTTCGTCGACATCAATCCGAACTCCAAGATCCCGGCGCTGATGGATCGCTCCGGCCCCGAGCCGATCCGGGTGTTCGAGTCAGGCTCGATCCTGTTCTACCTCGCCGAGAAGTTCGGCGCCTTCCTGCCGAAGGACATCAAGACCCGCACCGAGGCGATGTCCTGGCTGTTCTGGCAAATGGGCAGTGCGCCCTATCTCGGCGGCGGCTTCGGCCATTTCTACGCCTATGCGCCGACCAAGATCGAATACGCCATCGACCGTTTCGCGATGGAGACCAAGCGCCAGCTCGACGTGCTCGACCGGCGTCTCGCCGACAACGAATATCTCGCGGGCAAGGACTACACGATTGCCGACATCGCGGTGTGGCCCTGGTACGGCGCGCTCGCCAAGGGCCTGGTCTATGGCGCCGGCGAATTCTTGTCGGTGCAGGACTACAAGAACGTGCAGCGCTGGACCGACCAGATCGCCAAGCGTCCGGCCGTCAAGCGCGGTCGCATGGTCAACCGCGTCTCCGGCGATCCCGCCAGCCAGCTGCACGAGCGCCACGACGCGTCCGATTTCGAGACCAAGACGCAGGACAAGCTGGTGCCCGCGACGTAG
- a CDS encoding acyl-CoA dehydrogenase family protein, whose translation MTKHTYIPRTTNYTLNPGDELNDLRMSDQVRPLYDHVKRFIRDTVEPMSIEFAKAGEGKEDRWSFTPKQLEVLEKAKNKAKQEGLWNFFLPDDETGQGLKNLDYAYIAAELGKSPLASETMNCSAPDTGNMEVLERVGTKEQKEKWLKPLLNGEIRSAYVMTEPNVASSDAKNISTTAKLVGDEWVINGEKYYISGLGDPRCKILIVMVKTNPDAPPSKQQSQILVPRDTPGVEVLGPMYVFGQDHAPRGHMHMRFNNVRVPKENILLGEGRGFEISQLRLGPGRIHHCMRTIGKAEKALDLMVQRGLTREAFGKKIAHLGGNMQIIAQARCEIEAMRLMVLKAAKAMDVLGNKEARVWVSMVKAMVPERACRIIDQAIQMHGATGISHWTPLAEMYQDVRHLRFADGPDEVHWMVVGRHELSMA comes from the coding sequence ATGACAAAACACACCTACATTCCCCGCACCACCAACTACACGCTCAATCCCGGCGACGAGCTCAACGATTTGCGGATGTCGGACCAGGTCCGGCCGCTCTACGATCACGTCAAGAGATTCATCCGCGACACCGTCGAGCCGATGTCGATCGAGTTCGCCAAGGCCGGCGAAGGCAAGGAAGATCGCTGGAGTTTCACGCCGAAGCAGCTCGAGGTGCTGGAGAAAGCCAAGAACAAGGCCAAGCAGGAAGGCCTCTGGAACTTCTTCCTGCCCGATGACGAGACCGGCCAGGGCCTGAAGAATCTCGACTACGCCTATATCGCCGCCGAGCTCGGCAAGAGCCCGCTGGCCTCGGAGACCATGAACTGCTCGGCGCCCGACACCGGCAACATGGAGGTGCTGGAGCGCGTCGGCACCAAGGAGCAGAAGGAGAAATGGCTGAAGCCGCTGCTCAACGGCGAGATTCGTTCGGCCTATGTCATGACCGAGCCGAACGTCGCCTCCTCCGACGCCAAGAACATCTCGACCACCGCAAAGCTGGTCGGCGACGAATGGGTCATCAACGGCGAGAAGTATTACATCTCGGGTCTCGGCGATCCCCGCTGCAAGATCCTCATCGTGATGGTGAAGACCAATCCCGACGCGCCGCCGAGCAAGCAGCAATCGCAGATCCTGGTGCCGCGCGACACGCCCGGCGTCGAGGTGCTCGGGCCGATGTATGTGTTCGGCCAGGACCACGCCCCGCGCGGCCATATGCACATGCGCTTCAACAATGTGCGCGTGCCGAAGGAGAACATCCTGCTCGGCGAAGGCCGCGGCTTCGAGATCTCGCAGCTGCGCCTCGGCCCGGGGCGCATCCATCACTGCATGCGCACCATCGGCAAGGCCGAGAAGGCGCTCGACCTGATGGTGCAGCGTGGCCTCACCCGCGAGGCCTTCGGCAAGAAGATCGCCCATCTCGGCGGCAACATGCAGATCATCGCGCAGGCACGCTGCGAGATCGAGGCGATGCGGCTGATGGTGCTGAAAGCCGCCAAGGCGATGGACGTGCTCGGCAACAAGGAGGCCCGCGTCTGGGTCTCCATGGTCAAGGCCATGGTGCCCGAGCGCGCCTGCAGGATCATCGACCAGGCGATCCAGATGCACGGCGCCACCGGCATCTCGCACTGGACCCCGCTCGCCGAGATGTACCAGGACGTGCGGCACCTGCGCTTCGCCGACGGTCCGGACGAGGTGCACTGGATGGTGGTGGGCCGCCACGAGCTGAGCATGGCGTAA
- a CDS encoding VOC family protein: MFSHVMIGTNDLDRAKTFYDKLLGTLEVRPARVDGHRIFYITKTGVFSVSKPINGEPATCANGGTIGFAANSPEQVDAWHAAGVAAGGKPIEDPPGIREGSGVKLYLAYLRDLDGNKICAMHRMAN; the protein is encoded by the coding sequence ATGTTCTCGCACGTCATGATCGGCACCAACGACCTGGACAGGGCCAAGACGTTCTACGACAAGCTGCTCGGCACGCTCGAGGTGCGGCCGGCCAGAGTCGACGGCCACCGCATCTTCTACATCACCAAGACCGGCGTGTTCTCGGTGTCGAAGCCGATCAACGGCGAGCCGGCGACATGCGCGAATGGCGGCACGATCGGCTTTGCCGCCAATTCGCCGGAACAGGTCGATGCGTGGCACGCGGCGGGCGTCGCAGCCGGCGGCAAGCCGATCGAGGATCCGCCTGGCATCCGCGAGGGCTCCGGGGTGAAGCTCTATCTCGCCTATCTGCGCGACCTCGACGGCAACAAGATCTGCGCGATGCATCGGATGGCGAACTGA
- a CDS encoding SDR family NAD(P)-dependent oxidoreductase: MNLFDLSGRVAVITGGNGGIGLGIAQALAGQGCNVSIWGRNADKNKAAAASMAGLSGKVDSRVCDVSDPASVDAAMKATLDTFGRVDGCFANAGIGGGGRRAFIERTEEEWRTMFATNLDGVFHAFQAAARHMTERANAGDPFGRLVATSSLASIFGTARNEHYAATKAAINALVRALGVELARYGVTANAILPGWIKSDMTAGLMANDKFVANVIPRIPMRRFGEASDFGGIAVYLMSKASSYHTADTFLIDGGYTAF, translated from the coding sequence ATGAACCTCTTCGACCTCTCCGGCCGCGTCGCCGTGATCACCGGTGGCAATGGCGGCATCGGGCTCGGCATCGCGCAGGCGCTCGCAGGCCAGGGTTGCAACGTCTCGATCTGGGGCCGCAATGCTGACAAGAACAAGGCCGCTGCCGCGAGCATGGCGGGCCTTTCGGGCAAGGTCGACAGCCGCGTCTGCGACGTCAGCGACCCGGCTTCGGTCGATGCCGCGATGAAGGCGACGCTCGACACCTTCGGCCGGGTCGACGGCTGCTTCGCCAATGCCGGCATCGGCGGCGGCGGCCGGCGCGCCTTCATCGAGCGCACCGAAGAGGAATGGCGCACGATGTTTGCGACCAACCTCGACGGCGTGTTCCACGCCTTCCAGGCGGCCGCCAGGCACATGACCGAGCGCGCCAATGCCGGCGATCCCTTCGGCCGGCTGGTTGCGACCTCGAGCCTTGCCTCGATCTTCGGCACCGCGCGCAACGAGCACTATGCCGCGACCAAGGCTGCCATCAACGCCTTGGTGCGCGCCCTCGGCGTCGAGCTCGCGCGTTACGGCGTCACCGCCAATGCGATCCTGCCCGGCTGGATCAAGAGCGACATGACCGCAGGGCTCATGGCCAACGACAAGTTCGTCGCCAACGTGATACCGCGGATTCCGATGCGGCGGTTCGGCGAGGCGTCCGATTTCGGCGGCATCGCGGTGTATCTGATGAGCAAGGCGTCGTCGTATCACACCGCGGATACGTTCTTGATCGACGGCGGCTATACCGCGTTTTGA